The Coffea arabica cultivar ET-39 chromosome 6e, Coffea Arabica ET-39 HiFi, whole genome shotgun sequence genome contains the following window.
CCGCAAATTTGTTTGGACAAAAAATGGACCAACTTTTGTACATATATGGTTAATACGCAACCATTAATAATATCTTCAACCGATGGATCAAGTGCTCCTAAGAATGGCTGGGCTGTACTATTGGTTAATTTGTATCAAAACGGGAATTAgcgttctttttttttaaaaaaaataaataaaaattccgGATACTGGAGAGGAAAGGTATCAAGGAATAAGGTTGGATCCTCCGTCCCCATCATCGTTGTCCCCGTGGGCGGCTAGCGTCAACTGCTCAGCCCTCTTGGCCTGGTGCTTCCAGTCAGTTTGGACCAAGGTGTAAACCATGAGGCTCAAGCATGCAGCCTGGGATGCAATCAGACCCAGCCACAGCCCCCGGAAACCTATGTTGAGCTTGAATGCAAATACTACCGAGCAGGGTATCCCCACCAGGTAAAAGGCGGCAAGGTTTATGCGGACGCCGACCCTAGGGCGTGCAGAGCCAGTGAGGGCACCGCAGGCAGCGGTCTGAGAAGAATTGCCCACCTCAGCCAACCCCAAAATGGGGAGGACACCGGCAATTAAGCCCAGAACCTGGGGGTCGCTGGTGTACAGCTTTCCCCAAACAGACCTCAGGGCCACACTCAAGCCGAAGGCTAACGTCCCATAAGCGAGTCCGACGCAGAGACCGAGGAGGGAGGCAAATCTGGCTCTGGCGGGCTGACCGGCCCCCAGTTCGTGGCCGACGCGCTGGGAGATGCTCAAGCCGAGGGAAAAGGGGAAGACGTAGATGGTACCGGTGGTCTGGATGAGGATGCCCATGGCGGCGACGCAGGCCTCCGGGTTGCTCAACAGGCCGCTCATAAAAAGGATGATCTCGTACCACCACCACTCCAAGCACACGGAGAAGAGGCTGGGGATGGCGAGGCTGAGCAAGGGCCCCCAGCCTTGGAGGACGGAGAAGAGGGTTGCCCCGACCCAGGGCTTGATGGCGACTTTGGAGAAAACGAGATAGAGGAGCAAGCCGATATTCATGTTGAGGGTGTAGAAGACGGAAGCCAAGGCAAGGCCCTTGACCCGGAGGTTGAGGTGGGATACAAGGAGGTAGGTGATGGGGAGGTGGAGGAGGGTGGAGCAAGTGGCGACAACGGTGGCGGGGGAGTTGAGGCCCTGGGTCCTCAAGAAGGAGCGCAAGGGGGTGATGTGAGCGTGGGCAATCAACTCGGGGATGGAGTAGACGAGGTAAGCCTTGGCAACTCGCAAGATGACGCGGTCCTGGCCGAGGCGGAGGAGGACAGGTTCGACGTTGAGCCAGAGAAAGGTGATGGGAATGGAGGcgaagaagaggaggaggaaggTTTTGATGTAGGTGTGGGAGAGGACGGACAATCGCTTGGCGCCGTAGGCTTGGGAGCAGATGGGTTCCATCCCCATGCAGAGGCCTTTCATGACGGAGAAGCCGGTGACGTTGGCGAAGCCGATGGCAAGGGAGCCTCCGGCAAGTTCAGTCTTGCCCATGCGGCCCAAGAAGAGCATGGATATGATACCCTTGGAAAATACCAGCAACGTCGTCAGCGCCACTGGCAATGCAATCTTCATCAGGGAGAAGAGCTCTTCCCACACCTAAATTACGTACGtacaatttatttttcaaaacaaacactaaaaaaaaaaaatctcatacGCGTAATATATTAATGCTACTCCCTAAATGGATCATTCAGACAATAATGATGTCATCTTTAATTACATCATCATCATGATGTAATTAATAAACCCCAACGGATCTAAATTATTATTACTACGTACTCACTACGCGATGCTAGTAAATAAACAGTAGTAAATCAGTCGTTCGATAGAAAATACTACTACATAACCAAcagcgaaaaagaaaaaacaacgggcagaaacaataataatataattGAGATTATGGGCTAGCTGATGAAGGCGTGCAAGAGTAGCAGTAGTAGTTGGGTCACAGTAAGAGTAGAGTGGGATGGATGCACATTTTCACGTGCCTGCACACACATACACATCTGCCATCCTGCAAATTTTCACAGTGTCCAATTAATCCCTTCCCCACCCTCAGCTTTAAAGATAATGATAATCAAAGTAATGACACGTGATCGATTTGCACTTTGGATGAACAAAACTGTAGATCAGAGATGAGGATCGATCAGGATGTTCCCATTGCTTTGATGCTGGTCCAAATCCATAATCAAAGCatgttcatttcatttcacaaaaataaaactatatatGACGTGACAGCCCCCTGGAGCAAAGCAAATTTGGCTTGGTAAGCTAGCGGGTGATACGCAGAATGAAGTTGGTGATCTCTCTCACCTGAGCATCATAATTTTTTCTACtacaaagacagatttgagaTTTTTGGTGGCCACCACGGAGACAGCTGGTTTTAGTGGCAGCTGCTGCAAAACATACGAatacgaacgaacgaacgaaaaAACAGGGCAAAATTTCATCGAGGACAGGACAGGACGgtcaaaattatttatttaacaaCGTATTGTATTGTAGTTTGAATATTCCTTTTTTCCTGTGTTGGGGAGGAGTGGGGGTCACGACTCACGAGCAAACAAACAAACTACAACTACAGACGCCTGCTCCAAATTTCCACTATCCTATGCATTATGcaatatgcatgcatgcatgcttCACCGTGGAGAGTTGACCGTCCTTTTCTCTAGCTAGTTACTGGCAATTAATTAGTAGGAGGAGGACTGTTTTTCTCAGGTCGCTGGTATTGAAATTTGTCATGAATGAATGGGTACATACATCTAATTTTCCTGTCTCAGGGAAAGCACGCAGGACCAAAATTATTATGTGATGTGATTTCAACTCGGAACACATACACTCATTCATATGGGTTACTATCATAAACATAAACTTAGCATGTTAATGGGAAAGAAAGGATAGTagtacaaaaagaaagaaaaaaaaaaggacccgCAAGGGTTGGTTGGTAGGCAGGCAGGCAATAACAGGTTATTTTAAGACCCAAATTGTTCTGCCGCCCGATCTTTGCAAAAGGAATGCCAGATCACCCACTCACCAATTAAGTCGCGGCAGCAGCTTTATATTCCAAGTTGAAAGCAAGAAAATTAAGCGAGGCAGAGATATTACAAAGTAATTAAACAGTATGTGGTAAAATTAGTATGAAACTAGTCCAAAAGAAAGGGCTTCCGGCTCCTCTCACGACTTGGCCCTCCCCTCCCATCACCCATCATGATCATGAGTAAGGGAGTAGGGGAACAAAACAATCAATTCTTCACAAATTTTATTACGTGCATGTTAATTTTTGCTCAGTGAGATAAGAATGTGCATGTTTGCACTTTGCACGCACATGTGTTGTGGGGGAGCCAGCCAGATTCTAAGTGCCCCGGCCCCTTTAATTctgatatatatttatatatgtagcTGCTAGAGTAGTACCATCATGACTTACTGCTACTAATACATTCCAAACCATCGCATAAAAGTAGATGTTTTCCCGGTCTATCGGGAAGGGTCTGCTTTTTAATTTCTAGGCTTGGGATACGCTAAGCTAATGTTGCTTGTTTATGCCACTAATCATGTtaattactactactactactacttatAATATGACATGCCCTTCTTTTACCAAAATGCTTGATTCTTTTTCTAACGATCAACTACGTACTTCTTCTGCTGGGGGAGCATGAACCTCGTAAATAGCTAGCTTGTGCACATGAAAGTATATGGACCACACTGGGCTATTcattcttttaattaattaattactcGAAAAAAGCTAAAAGATTGGTAAGGAAGGAAAAGTAGGGTTGAGTGGTAAGATAGGAAGGATTATCAGTAAGTAAGTAAGAGATACTAAATTCAAaacttacctttaaaaaaaaaaaaaaaaaaagcaaccaaACCCAATTTACACCACACACCAGCTTAGAAGTTA
Protein-coding sequences here:
- the LOC113695568 gene encoding protein DETOXIFICATION 53-like, with translation MTSNQGSQEEIRDNGRARESRACGCQFLQRISVKEVWEELFSLMKIALPVALTTLLVFSKGIISMLFLGRMGKTELAGGSLAIGFANVTGFSVMKGLCMGMEPICSQAYGAKRLSVLSHTYIKTFLLLFFASIPITFLWLNVEPVLLRLGQDRVILRVAKAYLVYSIPELIAHAHITPLRSFLRTQGLNSPATVVATCSTLLHLPITYLLVSHLNLRVKGLALASVFYTLNMNIGLLLYLVFSKVAIKPWVGATLFSVLQGWGPLLSLAIPSLFSVCLEWWWYEIILFMSGLLSNPEACVAAMGILIQTTGTIYVFPFSLGLSISQRVGHELGAGQPARARFASLLGLCVGLAYGTLAFGLSVALRSVWGKLYTSDPQVLGLIAGVLPILGLAEVGNSSQTAACGALTGSARPRVGVRINLAAFYLVGIPCSVVFAFKLNIGFRGLWLGLIASQAACLSLMVYTLVQTDWKHQAKRAEQLTLAAHGDNDDGDGGSNLIP